A genome region from Salvia splendens isolate huo1 chromosome 19, SspV2, whole genome shotgun sequence includes the following:
- the LOC121778335 gene encoding glutaredoxin, producing MGSLFSSAHKREDIEMALAKAKQIVSSNPVVVFSKTYCGYCPRVKNLLSQLQATHKVIELDEEADGDEIQAALHEWTGQRTVPNVFINGKHIGGSDVVMAKHQQGQLVPLLTEAGALQKQSMQS from the exons ATGGGATCGCTATTCAGTTCAGCGCATAAAAGGGAAGATATAGAAATGGCTCTTGCTAAGGCCAAGCAGATTGTTTCCTCAAACCCAGTTGTGGTTTTCAG TAAGACGTACTGTGGCTACTGCCCTAGGGTTAAGAACCTACTGTCCCAGTTACAAGCAACTCACAAAGTCATCGAGCTCGATGAGGAAG CCGATGGCGATGAGATCCAGGCAGCGCTGCACGAGTGGACGGGGCAGAGAACTGTCCCGAACGTGTTCATCAATGGCAAACACATAGGTGGCTCTGATg TGGTTATGGCGAAACACCAGCAGGGACAACTTGTCCCATTGCTGACTGAAGCTGGTGCTCTTCAGAAACAAAGTATGCAGTCCTGA